In Amblyraja radiata isolate CabotCenter1 chromosome 15, sAmbRad1.1.pri, whole genome shotgun sequence, the genomic window CTAATAGAAGagtgggtgagactggtccttgattatactggtggccttgccggagaagcgtgaaatgtagatgtcGTCAGtgcaaaggaggttggtttgtgtgatggtctgggccaaagatcctatagcagaggatCCGTTATAGGATCTCTGGTCTGGGCTGCGTACACCCACAGTATCTGGTAGGTTTGAATTAGATCCCCCTTTATAtcgttttttgttgtttattgtgtTTACCGAGTACTGTGTTCACaaatctattgtgctgctgcaagtgagaatttcattgttccatttcggaacatataacaattaaacactcttaacacTTAAGTGAACACAAAGGATCCCCAGCGCCTGTTTTAACCAAAGCTGTGGGTATTATTCTGCAGGTCCCATCAACAACATTTACTCCTCAGTCAACATCAGAAATCCTGTTGTAGTCACGTTGTTATATGTGGGGGCTATCTGCGTATATATTCTGGCATTAATACCAACGATCTTTGATTAATACAATCCAGGACGACGCCGGAAAGCAGTGGAAGGCGCTAGTTAAATGCAACTTTCCAAGCAGTCGGTATCAAAGATCTCTGAGGGTTGGTCGGTATAGGACTACGTTACCCAGAAACCACCTGACGAATGTGTGCCCAGGGCGCAGACGGTCGAATGCCGGACGTGACGCCACACGCGCGGGTCtccagggagaagttgagcagcggCTCGGAGCCGGGAACCGGGTCGCGGGTTTAATCGGGGCCGAGTCCGGACTCGTGGAGCAGCCGCCTTCAGGGGGAGAGTTGTTCCGAGCTCCACAAGCACAGCCGGTCACTGCAGTGAGAAGCAGCCGGCCTCTTGCCGCAGCCCGAGGCTCCTGGACGCCCCGCCCGGCGTGGGCCTGAATACGGGGTCGCGCAGGCGCGCTGTGGGAATAGAGCGGTTTCTCTCCCGCTTGGTATTGTGGGTGATCAGGCTGCCATTGCTTCCCGCTGCGCACACAGTCTACGGCTGACGGATCGGCAGCTGCTGGTGGGTTTGCAGACCTTCCATGGCCAATTTTGAAGTGGCAGCGGATGGAACTGGCGTTCACACGGGTAAATATCACACACTGCTCCAAGCACCTGAAGAGGTTCACTCAGTCTTCAGATCAGATGAGgtatccgctgatttactccagggaGAGTCTGGTCACCTAATTCGGGTGTGGAACGGAATTCACCCGGATAGTGACCTGGTGAACGATGGGCGGGTGCACTTGGGTGAACGGAGTTTCACCTGCGCCGACTGTGGGAAGGAATTCGCCGAGTCGTCCaacctgctgaggcaccagcggATTCACTCTGCAGAGAGGCCATTCACCTGCTTGGAATGTGGGAAAGGATTCCTTTGGTCGTCCAACCTCCTACTGCACCAGCGAaatcacaccggggagaggcccttcacctgctctgagtgCGGGAAGGGCTTCACTCAGTCATACAGCCTTCTGCGACACCATCGTGTTCACACCGGGGACAGGCTATTCAGCTGTCCTGAGTGTGGAAAAGGGTTCACTCGTTCGAGTTATCTGGCGATACACCAACGCATTCACACCGGGGAGAAGCCGTTCATCTGTCTGGAGTGTGGGCAGAGGTTCACTCAGTCATCCCACCTGGTGACACACAAGTGGGTTCACACTGGAGAAAcgccgttcacctgctccgagtGTGGGAAAGGATTCACTCGGTCGTCCAACCTGTTGAGGCATAGAAGGGCACACACGGGAGAGAATGTTTTTAACTGTGTGGGTACGTACCAAGGGCATTTAAACATCACACCAGCGAGTCCACAAGTGACAAATAGCTAGAGAGGAAGGGTTTAGTGGAATACAGGCCAAGAGCAGGAAATTGGGACTGAATGGCAAGGGTCGGCATGGAAgagttaggccgaaggacctgttcctgtgattTATGCCATGATAacacagcacagtggtagagttgctgcttcacagcaccgggGACCCAGTTTCAATACTAACTATGGGTAatctctgtgcagagtttgtaagttctctgtgactctgctctggtttcctcctgcatgccaaagaagtgcaggtttgtaggttaattggcctctgtaaacttgcccctagtgtgtaggatagaactcgtgtttaatttcagttttgtttttattgatgtcatgtgtattgaggtacagtgaaaagctattttttgcttgttatccagtcagcagaaatgtaatacatgattacaatcgagctgtccacagtgaacagatacaggttaaagggaataTCATTTGGTGCAAGATGAATTCcatttaaagatagtctgagggtctccatacactagatatgaggtgctgttcttccaatttaaaTATAATCTCccactggcaatggaggggggcccaggacagaaagggaaggGCAATAGTTGAACGGTTGatgagtctacatttggtctcactgatgtaggtaGATAGtatgtcaggactgctctctctctctggtgtgaggatggttcagttgcctgttaacagcctgaaattatccctgaatctggatgtgtgcctcttgccagatgggagaagagggagtgaccggggtaagACTTGTCTTtgactatgctggtggccttgctgaggcaacatAAAATGTAGATGGACTCAATGGAAGAGAAGTtgttttgcatgatggtctgggctgcgtccacaattctctgcaatttcttgtggtcttggatggagctgttcgtcCATCCTGTGAAGATGCTGGAATACTAATGTTATATAATTGCAAAAGTTCTTAGAATGCCCAATCGATGTGCGATTCTGTTGTGATCTCATCAATATGAGGTGTCATTTATATCAATGCAAATTTATGAGTACAGCTAGGTCTGCTGTACATCGTGAATTGGATACAATTGTTTAGAGAGTGTTTTCTGTATTAGCCCGAATAATTAGTTAAAATGTGATTTTGATTGTGAACCAGAGAGCCACTTAAAGGattctttggaaattgacaagcaccaGAAAAGGCTGTgttggaaaaaaatgtttccagGTAGCCACCCTGCATTAATCAGAAACATAGTCTGTCAGTTTCACCATAAGTGGCtgctgaaattgacaagcaattgcttcaattggcagaaaccaggaactgcagatactggtttacaaaaaaaagctttGGAAGACACAATGCTGGCAGATcaggcagatcaggcagcatctatggtgaacatggataggcgacattttgcactgggatccttcttcagactggtagtagTCGGGGAGTGAGAACGCTGGAagcgagaggggggggtgggacgaGGATTTGGATAGTGGGTAAGGGGGGGTTGAAGTATATTATCAGGCACTTTGAGGACACATTTCTGTTCTAGATTATTTAAAATGTGGagaccaagtctttgggtatttttaatgtaaagattgtcaggttcttgattagtgaagaTATCAAACGTtacgggggaaaggcaggagaatcgggacCAGCAACAGATGGCCTCACGCTGGTAGTTCTCTGATATGCCGATTGTTGGCAAGGGACGGTGTAGAAAcctagtgaaacatagaaaataggtgcaggtgtaggccgttcggcccttctagccagcactgccattcaatatgatcatggctgatcatccaaaatcagtacccattccagctttctccccatatcccttgattctattagccctaagagctaaatctaactgtcttttgaacacatccagtgaaatgaCATCCAGTGaaatgtggcagaaaattccgcagattcacaactccctgggcggaaacttttttcctcacctcagtcataaccccttattcttaaactgtgacctctggttctggactcccccaacatcaggaatatttttcctgcatctagcctgtccaatcccttaagatccCAAGAGGGATACTTCATTACGAGCTTGCGGAACTGGCTATCCGAATTAGGTAATTCAATGTTCTTACCActtggttgtaagctacctaagcaaaatatgaggtgctgatcttcCAATTTGCACGTAATCTCCCACTGTAATGGaggggtccaggacagaaaggacagagTTGTAATGGGAAGGGCAATAGTTCAGCGAAACCGCTGgcaagtctacatttggtctcactgatgtaaaggaggccacattgggaacaccagattagtagatgaggttagaggaggtacatgtgaacctctgatcacccggaaggactgctggggtctctGGGTGgaggcaagggaggaggtatatagATAGATGTTACAGCTCCTGcctttgcaggggaaggtacctggggaggggaggggaggtttgggcgggaagggatgagagaaccaaggagttgcggagggaatagtctctgtggaaggtgggaaacatagaaacatagaaattaggtgcaggagtaggccattcggcccttcgagcctgcaccgccattcaatatgatcatggctgatcatccaactcagtatcccgtacctgccttctctccataccctctgatccccttagccacaagggccacatctaactccctcttaaatatagccaatgaactggcctcgactaccctctgtggcagggagttccagagattgggAAGATGGGACTGGTGGTCTAGTGGGAGCTGGAAGTGGGGCTGATATTGCAATGTTATTGTTGCCAAAGAATCACACTGCGTAATGTTCTGTCCTGTAGGATTGAAGCCCGACCACACGGAATCACAGAGTAACACCACAAGTCTTCCGACGGCATCGTAgaaggaaggatgagaggaggaaGGAGGGATCGTGGTTGAGAAGTACAGACAATCTCCTCCtcccgtaccccccccccccccccccccccaccactaacGTTACTAGGGAACGGACCACATCACGGATTCCTGTATCGCCAGGCTGCTTTGTCTGCGTAAAGAAATAAGAGTCGAAGAAAAAATAAAtgctgtgatttttttaaataaatgttttctCCTTCACATGCACTGAGTGCGGGAAGGGTTTCGCCCAGTCGTCCAACCTGCTGAGGCACCGGTGGCTGGACGCCGAGAACCAGGTGCCGGCCTGCCCCGTGTACGGCAAGGTGTTCCGCCGCCACCAGAGGGCGCATGGCAGCAGCGCACGCCGGCAGCCCGCTCcatctgcggcaaaggcttcggcTGCTCCTCCCACCTCCTGGCCCACCAGCGGGTCCACACCGAGGCGCGGCCGTTCCCCTGCCCCGAGTGCGGGTAACCGGGTACTCAGTTGTCCCACATGAAGAAGCACCGGCAACTCCATGCCGGCAGCAAGGTTTAAACCTGCTCCACTGTGGGATATATAAACACTTGTAGATGCTGggatgtgtgtgtgcacatggatGGCCCAATGTGGTGGGTGGGTGTtacagagtcttacagcgtggaaacaggtccttccgcccaacttgcccagaccgaccaacatgccaggctattaaacctggctcggacaaaactctgaccattaataacccattatctgttatttgcactttatcagtttatttattcatgtgttttgtagtcaatgcctactatgttctgtgtgctgaagcaaagcaagaatttcattgccctatcagggacacatgacaataaactcacttgaacacttgccccatctacactagtcccacctgcctgcatttgcctcgCCTGGTTAACCTCTTCCTTTTGCTCAAGCCCTTGagccatggcaacatcctcgttaatcttctctgcaccctttccagcttgacatcatctttcctaaaacatggtgccAGGATTGAAAACAATAtcctaaatgctgcctcaccaacatcttacataactgcaacatgacctcccaattcgccccttcccacccgaaccaccccctctccgggcactttcccttgcaaccgcaagaaatgctacacttgtcgctttacctccgcccttgactccattcaaggacccatgcagtcattccaggtgcggcagaggttcaccta contains:
- the LOC116981567 gene encoding oocyte zinc finger protein XlCOF15-like; the encoded protein is MANFEVAADGTGVHTGKYHTLLQAPEEVHSVFRSDEVSADLLQGESGHLIRVWNGIHPDSDLVNDGRVHLGERSFTCADCGKEFAESSNLLRHQRIHSAERPFTCLECGKGFLWSSNLLLHQRNHTGERPFTCSECGKGFTQSYSLLRHHRVHTGDRLFSCPECGKGFTRSSYLAIHQRIHTGEKPFICLECGQRFTQSSHLVTHKWVHTGETPFTCSECGKGFTRSSNLLRHRRAHTGENVFNCVGLKPDHTESQSNTTSLPTAS